In the Parvularculales bacterium genome, CGGGCGTGATCCACCCTCTTTCAGCCAAGGCATCAAACCATTTCTTCAGGTCATTCTGCGGCAAATCTGGGCTATTGCCAAAGCGTAAATGCTTAGGCAGATTCTTCGCTAGGAAGTCTTGAACACCTTTTTTAAATGTTTCGAGTTCGTCCATCTCGATCTCCTTAATAACCCCGCAGCGAAGCAAAGCGCCGATGATGATGCGTCTCATCACCAAGGGCAAACTCGGCAGCCTTCAGTCGTTTCAAAAATAGACCAATATCCAATTCGTTCGTCATACCCATGCCACCATGCATCTGAACCCCCTCTGCGCCTATCAGTCTGGCAGTTTTGTTGGCCTGGGCTTTAGCGGCGCTAACACTCAATGCTGTATCACTGCGTCCCTCGTCAATCGCAGAAAGACCGTCCAGCAACAATGAACGGGCAAATTCTAGTTCTGCAAACATCTCCGCTGCACGGTGTCGTAAAGCCTGAAAAGTACCAATTTTGACACCAAATTGTTCGCGCTCTTTCAGATAGGTCAGGGTCCGTTCAAAGGTTTCATCAGCCATGCCGACCATTTCAGCCACTAGGCCCAAGGTCGCTTGCTCAATCACGCGCTCGAGCAATTCAGTATCTCCTAGAATGCTATCAGCGCTGACCTCAACCTTTGAGAAGGCAACACGTGCTACATTACGCCCATCAATCATACAGGTGCGTTGAACTGAGATGCCGTCATCTTCCGCATTAACAAGAAAAAGCACCAACCCATCCCTGTCATTGGTCTGCCCCGACATGCGAGCGAGTACGACCATCTGATCGGCCACATGTCCGTCTAGCACATACCCCTTTTCGCCAGTGATTAAAAAGCTGTCCCCTTCAGAAACCGCTTCTGTCTTGATTGCATAGGGGTCGAAACGCCCTTTCTCTTCAAAGGCGAAAGCGACGAGCCGGTCACCGGCTACGACCGCCGGCAACACATCCGTTTTCAGGGCCTCATTACCTGATAAGTGCACTGCGTTGGCCCCCATTAGCAGTGTAGATAGCAAAGGCTCTGGTGCAAGCACACGGCCGGCTTCAAAAAGAACAACGCCGAGTTCACTCAACCCCATATCGCTACCACCATGCGCAGTCGAAAAAGGGATACCGAGCCATCCAAGGTTTGCCATCTGTTTCCACACATCGCGGGAAAAACCGGCTGCGTCCCGTGTATCACGAAGCGAACGCATACGTGACACTGGGGAATTTTTCGTAAAAAACTTCTCGGCAGACTCTTTCAGTAGTTGTTGTTCTTCGCTTAATGTCAGGGACATTATTCCTCCTGCCTGCAACCAGATGATTTAGGGGACAGTATTATACAAATCAACAGGGTTGCATGAGTCATCAAAACCGGGGGTGAGGCAACGCCGCCTTCGGAATGACTGGGTGCATCTAACTTAAAGTCCGATGCTCTAAATTACTCATCTTGCATCTTTCTCCTAAACAGACTGTCCCCACGTTCTAGCGAAACCAAATAACAGGGATATTCCGGCTTGTTTGCGCTTATCTGATCCAATTACTTCATCTCGTCATCGCCTAACTCGATTTTCGTCGATCCTAAATCTAGAATGCTGTTTACATACCGTTTGTTTAGTATATATTTTATCGGGAATTACTTCAAATAATTTAACTGTTTGAATACGCTAAAATATTCTGAGAGGCGAAATATGAAAATTGATGAGCAAACGGCGGCTATAGTCACAGGAGGGGCCTCTGGACTTGGGCGTGCGGCCGCAGAGGCTTTAGCAGCCGCAGGTATTAAGGTTGCAATTTTCGATCTAAATGAAGACAGCGGAAAAGACGTAGCTGACAGTATTGGCGCAGTGTTCTGCAATACCAATATTCTTGATGAAGAAGACGTCATAGAAAGCTTTGATCAAGCGCGCAAAGCCAACGGGCAGGAGCGCATTCTGATCCACTGCGCGGCAGCGGCACGCCCTCCCAAGAAGACGGTTTACATGGACAAAAAAGCCGGGGAATATACAAGACAATCGACAGAGAACTTTGCGTTTGCGACAGATGGTGTTCTTGTTTCAAGCTATCGGCTCGCTTCGCTATCGGCACTTGGTATGGCTTCCCTCGACCCTCTGGAAGATGGCGAAAGGGGAGTCATCACCCTGACGTCTTCGGCGGCTGCGCAGGATGGCCAAATTGGACAAACAGGTTATGGCTCAGCCAAAGCGGGCATAAACGGTTTGGTACTCCCCATGGCCCGAGACTTGATGGACCTCGGCATACGTGTAAACGCTATTATGCCGGGAATATTTGCCACACCCCCCATGCTCTCTGTTCCTGAAGCGATTCTGGACTCTCTGGCAGCCTCAGTACCGTTTCCAAAGAGACTCGGCAAGCCGGAAGAATTTGGGTCGCTAGTGCTTGAACTCGCCAAAAATAGCTATTTTAATGGTCAAGCGCTTCGTATTGACGGTGCCATACGGATGCCCCCAAGATAATATACCCGTGTTTACACGGCACGCTTACACAGGCAAAGAATATAACATTGGAGATCATAATGAGCGAACATATTAAAGGTAAATCTATCATTGTTACCGGTGCAGCCAGTGGGTTTGGCATGCTTGTCAGTCAGAAGGCAGCAGAAATGGGTGCAAAGGTAACTTGCGCCGATATCGATTCAGATGGTCTTGGCAAAGTGGTATCGGAAATAACCGACAAGGGATTTACAGCGCAGGCTGTAGTAGCCGACGTCCGAGACGCTCAACAGATTGCCGATCTGGGAAAAGCAGCAATTGAAAAATATGATGCGATTGATGTCATGGTTAACAATGCCGGTACGATGCCCCTAGCCTTTTTCGCGGATCACAAAGATGCGCTCGAAAAATGGCACCAGTGCATCGACATTAACTTTAAAGGCGTTGTGAATGGTATTGCTGCAGTCCATGACCAAATGATTAAACAGGGTCGCGGTCAAGTGATCAACGTTTCATCAATTTATGGCAACGCGCCGGTTTCCGGTAGCGGGATTTATTCCGCGACAAAGGCAGCTGTCAATTTCCTATCTGAAACGCTGAGAG is a window encoding:
- a CDS encoding SDR family oxidoreductase; the encoded protein is MKIDEQTAAIVTGGASGLGRAAAEALAAAGIKVAIFDLNEDSGKDVADSIGAVFCNTNILDEEDVIESFDQARKANGQERILIHCAAAARPPKKTVYMDKKAGEYTRQSTENFAFATDGVLVSSYRLASLSALGMASLDPLEDGERGVITLTSSAAAQDGQIGQTGYGSAKAGINGLVLPMARDLMDLGIRVNAIMPGIFATPPMLSVPEAILDSLAASVPFPKRLGKPEEFGSLVLELAKNSYFNGQALRIDGAIRMPPR
- a CDS encoding acyl-CoA dehydrogenase family protein: MSLTLSEEQQLLKESAEKFFTKNSPVSRMRSLRDTRDAAGFSRDVWKQMANLGWLGIPFSTAHGGSDMGLSELGVVLFEAGRVLAPEPLLSTLLMGANAVHLSGNEALKTDVLPAVVAGDRLVAFAFEEKGRFDPYAIKTEAVSEGDSFLITGEKGYVLDGHVADQMVVLARMSGQTNDRDGLVLFLVNAEDDGISVQRTCMIDGRNVARVAFSKVEVSADSILGDTELLERVIEQATLGLVAEMVGMADETFERTLTYLKEREQFGVKIGTFQALRHRAAEMFAELEFARSLLLDGLSAIDEGRSDTALSVSAAKAQANKTARLIGAEGVQMHGGMGMTNELDIGLFLKRLKAAEFALGDETHHHRRFASLRGY
- a CDS encoding SDR family oxidoreductase, yielding MSEHIKGKSIIVTGAASGFGMLVSQKAAEMGAKVTCADIDSDGLGKVVSEITDKGFTAQAVVADVRDAQQIADLGKAAIEKYDAIDVMVNNAGTMPLAFFADHKDALEKWHQCIDINFKGVVNGIAAVHDQMIKQGRGQVINVSSIYGNAPVSGSGIYSATKAAVNFLSETLRVESNGKIKVTTIRPTGVNTNLAGTIVNPAASVGIMGHFAAEELPKMVEQGEKYLANLNADQDSIECRMLDPEQIANNIIYAINQPWGVSISDITIRCSGEKMVL